A portion of the Paenibacillus hamazuiensis genome contains these proteins:
- a CDS encoding ABC transporter substrate-binding protein, translated as MIDENSSTWAKRLLLLILTLLVLAGCSKPSATPDAKSAGADKGEDKGSRILTIGMPTDMVSFDIHNHNTILTEAIHINMFNYLFKRNSDLEIKPDLVESYKVVDDTTWEFKLKKGVTFHNGDPFTSADVKYTLERVAKDKGLKENPNYKQIKEVKIIDDQNFQILTDGPQPALLNRLSRIGSGMLPKAYIEKNGFDYFLAHPIGTGPFKFSEWVRDDRVVLEAYDNYFEGRVKDWDRVVFRKIPEDSSRVNELLAGSVDLIANLPANLVNVVNAEPKTTMLKATSNRVGLLAVRSTKGLPTADPKVREAIDLAINKKALAETVLGGYATPTRTRVTPGNFGADPSLYNTSLYDPDKAKQLLKEAGYANGLTITLHSPNGVYTKDKEVSEMIQAMLGEVGIKVNLELMERAKFTEMRAAGKNKELFLASYGNSLFDADTALDVYRTEKAKTELDYSNREVDDLLKAALVNMNPKDRTAQYQRIQKIVAEERPHIYLYSEQGLYGVKKTINFKPRTDEMIYVPDITKK; from the coding sequence ATGATCGACGAAAATAGCTCGACATGGGCAAAACGTTTGCTGCTTCTGATCTTGACGCTGCTTGTGCTGGCCGGCTGCTCGAAACCTTCCGCCACGCCGGACGCGAAATCTGCGGGAGCGGACAAAGGCGAAGACAAGGGAAGCCGCATTCTGACCATAGGCATGCCGACCGACATGGTATCGTTCGATATCCATAATCACAATACGATTTTGACCGAAGCGATTCATATCAATATGTTCAATTACTTATTCAAGCGCAATTCCGACTTGGAGATCAAACCCGATCTGGTGGAAAGCTACAAGGTCGTCGACGATACGACGTGGGAATTCAAGCTGAAAAAGGGAGTCACCTTCCATAACGGAGATCCGTTTACGTCGGCCGACGTGAAATATACGCTCGAGCGTGTAGCCAAGGACAAAGGGCTGAAGGAAAACCCAAACTACAAGCAGATTAAAGAAGTCAAGATCATTGACGATCAGAACTTTCAAATATTGACAGACGGCCCCCAGCCGGCTTTGCTTAACCGATTGTCTCGGATCGGCTCGGGTATGCTGCCCAAAGCTTATATCGAGAAAAACGGCTTCGACTATTTTCTTGCTCATCCCATAGGCACAGGGCCGTTCAAGTTCTCGGAATGGGTGCGGGACGACCGCGTGGTGCTGGAGGCATACGACAACTATTTCGAAGGCCGCGTGAAAGATTGGGATCGCGTCGTGTTCCGCAAAATTCCGGAAGATTCCAGCCGCGTCAACGAGCTCTTAGCCGGAAGTGTCGATCTGATCGCGAACCTGCCGGCCAACCTGGTCAACGTCGTGAACGCGGAGCCTAAAACGACGATGCTGAAGGCAACGTCCAACCGCGTAGGCCTGCTGGCCGTCCGCTCCACCAAGGGGCTGCCGACCGCAGACCCGAAGGTGCGCGAGGCGATCGACCTTGCGATCAACAAGAAGGCGCTCGCCGAGACGGTGCTCGGCGGATATGCGACGCCGACGCGCACCCGCGTCACTCCGGGCAATTTCGGCGCCGACCCTTCGCTGTACAACACGTCGCTTTACGATCCGGACAAGGCGAAGCAGCTGCTGAAGGAAGCGGGGTACGCAAACGGACTGACGATTACGCTGCATTCGCCGAACGGCGTGTATACGAAAGATAAAGAAGTTTCGGAAATGATCCAGGCGATGCTCGGCGAAGTCGGCATCAAGGTGAACCTGGAGCTGATGGAACGGGCGAAATTTACGGAAATGCGGGCGGCCGGCAAAAACAAGGAGCTGTTCCTTGCCTCCTACGGCAACTCGCTGTTCGACGCCGACACGGCGCTCGACGTGTACCGCACCGAAAAGGCGAAAACGGAGCTGGACTACAGCAACAGGGAGGTCGACGACCTGCTGAAAGCGGCGCTTGTCAATATGAACCCGAAAGACCGGACCGCCCAATACCAGCGGATTCAAAAAATTGTCGCCGAAGAGCGGCCGCACATTTACCTGTACTCGGAGCAGGGCTTGTACGGCGTGAAAAAGACGATCAACTTCAAGCCGCGGACCGATGAGATGATCTACGTGCCGGATATTACGAAAAAGTAA
- a CDS encoding ABC transporter ATP-binding protein encodes MEQTALLSVTDLKTCFYTDGGVVASVDGVSFSVQKGETVAIVGESGCGKSVTSLSILGLLGDSGKVVQGSIEFEGTDLLKLSKKDMRRMRGSDIAMIFQEPLTSLNPVFTVGYQIRETILIHEKIGKEAARQRVIELLRQVGIPHPERVYGSYPHSLSGGMRQRVMIAMAIACRPKLIIADEPTTALDVTIQAQILRILRSLKELNETTILLITHDLGVVAEVADRVMVMYAGQIVEQADVFTLFAAPKHPYTVGLLNSTPKIHKLSEELESIEGAVPSPLSMPGGCRFHPRCPQARDVCRKAAPETFAFAEREEVRCWLYGETKEAAIG; translated from the coding sequence ATGGAACAAACGGCGCTGCTGAGCGTGACGGATTTGAAAACATGCTTTTACACGGACGGCGGTGTCGTCGCTTCGGTGGACGGCGTTTCCTTCTCCGTGCAAAAAGGAGAAACGGTGGCGATCGTCGGGGAATCCGGGTGCGGGAAAAGCGTCACTTCTTTATCCATTCTCGGCCTGCTCGGAGACTCCGGCAAGGTCGTGCAGGGAAGCATCGAATTCGAAGGGACGGACCTTTTGAAGCTGTCCAAAAAAGATATGAGACGGATGCGCGGCAGCGATATTGCGATGATTTTTCAGGAGCCGCTTACTTCGCTGAATCCGGTTTTCACGGTAGGCTACCAGATCCGCGAGACGATACTGATTCACGAAAAAATCGGCAAAGAGGCGGCCAGGCAGCGGGTGATCGAGCTGCTCAGGCAGGTAGGCATCCCTCATCCGGAGCGGGTATACGGCTCTTATCCCCATTCCCTCAGCGGGGGAATGCGGCAGCGGGTGATGATCGCGATGGCGATCGCCTGCCGGCCGAAGCTGATCATTGCGGACGAGCCGACCACCGCGCTCGACGTGACGATCCAGGCGCAAATTTTGCGCATTCTTCGGTCGCTGAAAGAGCTGAACGAAACGACGATTCTGCTCATCACGCATGATCTCGGCGTCGTTGCGGAGGTGGCCGACCGCGTGATGGTCATGTATGCGGGGCAAATCGTCGAGCAGGCCGACGTATTTACGTTGTTTGCCGCTCCGAAGCATCCTTATACGGTCGGGCTGCTGAACAGCACGCCGAAAATCCACAAGCTGTCGGAGGAGCTGGAGAGCATCGAAGGCGCGGTGCCAAGCCCGCTCAGCATGCCCGGGGGCTGCCGGTTTCACCCGCGTTGTCCGCAGGCCAGGGACGTATGCCGGAAGGCGGCGCCTGAAACGTTCGCGTTCGCGGAGCGGGAAGAAGTCCGGTGCTGGCTTTATGGGGAAACGAAGGAGGCGGCTATCGGATGA
- a CDS encoding N-formylglutamate amidohydrolase, which produces MYWREAEGAKGSSCSSPAGDADGQDALHEPCAANERGLSAGQRNGPGEEREQDVAPPGGLERLARLAEALEAPFALNDYNGNMMGGIVYAYQTGGCPILVSCPHTVNHLRGDWVKEMDEYTGALGLILKSMTDCHLMYTTRLYDEDPNFVEGGVYKNELVRLARRHGIRLVIDLHGASAAREFDIDLGTQHGRTLREPLAGLIVRRLQNYGISGVRLNDTFAATHPGTVTSHVFEHMKIQCVQVEINGKYRTPQTDAESFARLVGGLADALEGIKEEIARDERDKIRIIRSERGSSAGCRRRHAHFGARR; this is translated from the coding sequence ATGTATTGGCGTGAAGCGGAGGGCGCGAAAGGGAGCTCATGCAGCTCGCCTGCCGGGGATGCGGACGGGCAGGATGCTTTACACGAGCCGTGTGCGGCAAATGAGCGGGGGCTGTCGGCCGGGCAAAGGAATGGTCCGGGGGAGGAGCGCGAGCAAGACGTGGCACCTCCCGGCGGGCTCGAGCGGCTGGCGCGCCTGGCCGAGGCGCTGGAAGCGCCTTTTGCACTGAACGATTACAACGGCAATATGATGGGCGGCATCGTGTATGCATACCAGACGGGGGGCTGCCCGATCCTCGTCTCCTGCCCGCACACGGTCAACCATCTGCGCGGGGATTGGGTGAAGGAAATGGACGAGTACACCGGCGCGCTCGGTCTGATTTTGAAGAGCATGACCGACTGCCACCTGATGTACACGACACGGCTTTACGATGAGGATCCGAATTTCGTGGAGGGCGGTGTGTACAAAAACGAGCTAGTCCGGCTCGCGAGGCGCCACGGCATCCGGCTTGTGATCGACTTGCACGGCGCTTCGGCGGCCCGGGAGTTCGACATCGACCTCGGGACGCAGCACGGCAGGACGCTGCGCGAGCCGCTAGCCGGTCTCATCGTCCGCCGCTTACAAAACTATGGAATCAGCGGCGTCCGTTTGAACGATACGTTTGCCGCCACCCATCCGGGGACCGTGACATCGCATGTTTTTGAGCATATGAAAATCCAATGCGTGCAGGTCGAGATTAACGGCAAGTACCGCACGCCGCAGACCGACGCGGAATCGTTCGCGAGACTGGTTGGCGGACTGGCGGATGCACTGGAAGGCATAAAGGAGGAGATCGCACGGGATGAACGGGACAAAATCAGGATCATACGGAGTGAGCGCGGCTCATCCGCTGGCTGCCGACGCCGGCATGCGCATTTTGGCGCAAGGCGGTAA
- a CDS encoding ABC transporter permease: MKTNGLKRGMSLLLRSKTGTIGLIIVSFLVLIAVFAPWLAPYDPAKVNPSAILKPPSWLSGGSSQHLLGTDNLGRDMLSRIIYGSRVSLSVGISAVVVAGAIGLMLGLVSGFYGGFIDNVLMRLVDSFLAIPHILFTLVVLGVLGPSMTTLILVLGITNWVSYARVSRGEALSVKEREFVKAARSIGVRDRLIMLRHLLPNVFSSFIVIATLNVAGTIIAEASLSFLGLGIQPPAVSWGGMLSSGRTYLSTSWWVATFPGAAITLTVLGIIMLGDWLRDLLDPRSQGQKYAKE; the protein is encoded by the coding sequence ATGAAAACAAACGGCTTGAAACGCGGGATGTCGCTTTTGCTTCGGAGTAAAACGGGAACCATCGGCCTCATCATCGTCAGTTTTTTGGTGCTCATCGCCGTATTTGCTCCATGGCTTGCCCCGTACGATCCGGCGAAGGTCAATCCGTCGGCCATACTGAAGCCGCCCTCATGGCTGAGCGGAGGCTCAAGCCAGCATCTGCTCGGCACGGATAATCTCGGCAGGGATATGCTCAGCCGCATCATTTACGGCTCGCGGGTTTCGTTGTCGGTCGGCATCAGCGCCGTCGTGGTGGCCGGGGCCATCGGTCTTATGCTCGGGCTCGTATCCGGGTTTTACGGAGGTTTTATCGATAATGTGTTGATGCGGCTGGTCGATTCGTTTTTGGCCATCCCGCATATATTATTTACCTTGGTCGTGCTGGGCGTGCTCGGTCCGAGCATGACAACGCTTATACTTGTGCTCGGGATAACCAACTGGGTATCCTATGCCCGCGTCAGCAGGGGAGAAGCGCTCAGCGTGAAGGAGCGCGAATTCGTCAAAGCGGCCCGTTCCATCGGCGTGCGCGACCGGTTGATCATGCTGCGGCATTTGCTGCCGAACGTATTTTCTTCCTTTATCGTGATCGCGACCTTGAATGTAGCCGGAACGATCATTGCCGAAGCGTCGCTCAGCTTTCTCGGCCTCGGCATCCAGCCTCCCGCCGTTTCGTGGGGCGGTATGCTCAGCTCGGGACGCACGTATTTGTCGACAAGCTGGTGGGTGGCGACGTTTCCCGGGGCGGCGATCACGCTGACGGTGCTCGGCATCATCATGCTTGGAGATTGGCTCAGGGATTTGCTCGACCCGCGCTCCCAGGGCCAAAAATACGCGAAGGAGTGA
- a CDS encoding ABC transporter ATP-binding protein, which produces MTDSQDKRHVLLELKGVKKYFDIGGGSLFAPKQQLMAVDGVDLTVYAGETLGIVGESGCGKSTLGNLILRLLEPTAGEVRFEGVNLNTMKGEALRRKRAEFQMVFQDPFSSLNPRMRVFDLIAEPLKTHGAVSRKELGERVGELLQAVGLDPSYAGRYPHEFSGGQRQRIGIARALALKPKLIVCDEPVSALDVSIQAQILNLLAALKKQYKLTYVFIAHGIPAVKHISDQIAVMYLGKVVELAPTAALMEHTAHPYTASLLSAVPIPDPTLRGAKKTALLEGDLPSAINPPSGCRFHPRCPYATDKCRNEEPQLAEIAQGHYAACHYPLEEGGMAHVLA; this is translated from the coding sequence ATGACGGACAGCCAAGATAAGCGGCACGTGCTGCTGGAGCTCAAAGGCGTCAAAAAATATTTCGACATCGGCGGCGGGTCCTTGTTCGCCCCGAAACAACAGCTGATGGCGGTCGACGGAGTGGATCTGACCGTCTATGCGGGCGAGACGCTGGGCATTGTCGGGGAATCCGGCTGCGGCAAATCGACGCTCGGCAATTTGATTTTGCGGCTGCTCGAGCCGACCGCAGGCGAGGTGCGGTTCGAAGGCGTGAACTTGAACACGATGAAGGGGGAGGCGCTGCGGCGCAAGCGGGCGGAGTTTCAAATGGTGTTTCAGGACCCGTTTTCCTCGTTAAATCCGCGGATGCGCGTTTTCGATCTGATCGCCGAACCTTTAAAAACGCATGGAGCCGTAAGCCGAAAAGAGCTGGGCGAGCGGGTCGGCGAGCTTCTGCAGGCGGTCGGGCTCGATCCGTCGTACGCAGGCAGGTATCCGCATGAATTCAGCGGAGGGCAGCGGCAGCGGATCGGCATCGCCCGCGCGCTTGCGCTGAAGCCGAAGCTGATCGTGTGCGACGAGCCGGTTTCCGCGCTCGATGTGTCGATCCAGGCGCAAATTTTAAATTTGCTCGCGGCGCTCAAAAAGCAGTACAAGCTGACGTACGTGTTCATCGCCCACGGCATTCCAGCGGTCAAGCATATCAGCGATCAGATCGCGGTCATGTATCTCGGCAAGGTAGTCGAGCTTGCTCCGACCGCCGCGTTGATGGAGCATACGGCGCATCCGTACACGGCAAGCCTGCTTTCGGCCGTACCGATCCCGGACCCGACGCTGCGGGGGGCTAAGAAGACGGCGCTGCTCGAGGGCGATCTGCCGAGCGCGATCAACCCGCCGTCCGGCTGCCGGTTTCACCCGCGATGTCCGTACGCGACGGACAAATGCCGGAACGAAGAGCCGCAGCTCGCGGAAATTGCGCAAGGCCACTATGCCGCATGTCATTACCCGCTGGAAGAAGGAGGGATGGCGCATGTATTGGCGTGA
- a CDS encoding ABC transporter permease: MKGYIAKRLLQIVPVLFIITFIVFVLLYMTGDPVLLMLPETATEEERQALREALHLDRPFYVQFATFLWGVIQGNFGKSYYYGQEALPFVLERLPATFELAAASMLIAIVIAVPFGIWSATHKNKWLDVLISSVAVLGKAMPNFWFGIMLILLFSVKLHVLPVSGRGTLEHLVLPAVTLGFGIAAQITRLIRSAMLEILQQDYIRTARSKGLIEMLVIYRHAFRNALIPVVTIIAMQASSLIGGALITETVFSWPGLGQLIVQAISRKDMAIVEASVFIITLVVILSNLLADIVYKWLDPRIKYQ, encoded by the coding sequence ATGAAAGGTTACATTGCCAAAAGACTGCTGCAAATCGTACCCGTTCTTTTCATTATTACGTTTATCGTATTTGTCTTGCTGTATATGACCGGGGATCCGGTGCTGCTGATGCTGCCCGAAACGGCAACCGAGGAAGAACGGCAGGCGCTGAGGGAAGCGCTTCATCTCGACCGTCCGTTTTATGTCCAGTTTGCGACCTTTTTATGGGGAGTGATTCAGGGTAACTTCGGCAAATCGTATTACTACGGCCAGGAAGCGCTGCCATTCGTGCTGGAGAGACTGCCCGCGACATTTGAGCTCGCAGCGGCTTCCATGCTCATCGCGATCGTGATCGCGGTTCCTTTCGGCATTTGGTCGGCCACCCACAAAAACAAATGGCTCGACGTCCTGATCAGCAGTGTCGCCGTACTGGGCAAGGCGATGCCGAACTTCTGGTTCGGCATTATGCTGATCCTGCTTTTCTCCGTGAAGCTGCACGTGCTGCCGGTTTCCGGCCGGGGGACCCTGGAGCACCTCGTGCTCCCGGCGGTAACGCTCGGCTTTGGGATCGCGGCGCAAATTACCCGCCTGATCCGTTCGGCGATGCTGGAAATTTTGCAGCAGGATTACATTCGCACCGCAAGAAGCAAGGGGCTGATCGAGATGCTCGTCATTTACCGGCATGCCTTCCGCAACGCGCTGATCCCCGTCGTCACGATTATCGCCATGCAGGCGTCCTCGCTCATCGGCGGCGCCTTGATTACGGAAACCGTCTTTTCCTGGCCGGGGCTCGGTCAATTGATCGTACAGGCGATCAGCCGCAAAGATATGGCGATCGTTGAAGCGTCCGTCTTTATCATCACGCTGGTCGTCATTTTGTCCAATCTGCTCGCGGACATTGTTTATAAATGGCTGGACCCGCGTATTAAGTACCAATAA
- a CDS encoding M20 metallopeptidase family protein: MEEVLSKAQQLKERLSEWRRELHRHPELGFEEQRTSEFVRKKLGDIGVTGLKTIAKTGVVALIEGEAEGPTIMLRADMDALPLQDEKQTEYASLIPGKAHLCGHDAHTAMLLGAAALLKQSRIPRGSVKLIFQPAEEGLAGAKAMIADGVLEQPKVDAAVALHVFPSLPVGAVGVAPGACTAFSDRFDLVISGKGGHAAHPHQAVDSVTVAAQVITAIQQIASRMTDPLQPVVVTIGKISGGYTRNVIAPSVSLEGTVRTLDKAAQEAVPELLEQVVKGVCQSFGATFHLEYRKGYPSVMNDPSLIPLLEDTVKDVLGRDVLKLKPSMGGEDFSYYAEQVPGLFLRLGVRNEEKGFVHPLHHPLFDLDEEALPIGAALLAEYALKFLRTHSAQL, encoded by the coding sequence GTGGAGGAAGTTTTATCCAAAGCTCAGCAGTTGAAGGAGCGGCTATCCGAATGGAGAAGAGAGTTGCACCGGCATCCAGAGCTCGGCTTTGAAGAGCAGAGAACGAGCGAATTCGTCAGGAAAAAGCTGGGTGACATAGGAGTCACCGGGCTGAAGACGATCGCCAAAACCGGTGTTGTCGCGCTGATCGAAGGGGAGGCGGAGGGGCCGACGATTATGCTCCGGGCGGACATGGACGCGCTGCCGCTCCAGGATGAAAAGCAGACCGAGTACGCCTCGCTTATTCCCGGCAAAGCCCATCTGTGCGGCCACGACGCTCACACGGCGATGCTGCTTGGGGCGGCGGCGCTGCTCAAGCAGTCGCGCATCCCGCGCGGCAGCGTCAAGCTCATTTTTCAGCCGGCCGAAGAGGGATTGGCGGGGGCGAAAGCGATGATCGCCGACGGCGTGCTGGAGCAGCCGAAGGTGGATGCGGCCGTTGCGCTGCACGTGTTTCCGAGCTTGCCGGTCGGCGCGGTTGGCGTTGCTCCCGGTGCGTGCACGGCTTTTTCGGACCGGTTCGATCTCGTGATCAGCGGCAAGGGCGGACATGCGGCGCATCCGCATCAGGCGGTCGATTCGGTTACAGTAGCGGCGCAGGTCATTACGGCGATTCAGCAAATTGCAAGCCGAATGACGGATCCGCTGCAGCCGGTCGTCGTCACGATCGGCAAAATCAGCGGCGGGTACACGCGCAACGTGATCGCTCCTTCCGTCTCGCTGGAGGGCACGGTGCGAACGCTCGACAAGGCCGCTCAAGAGGCGGTTCCGGAGCTGCTGGAGCAAGTCGTCAAGGGGGTTTGCCAAAGCTTCGGGGCAACCTTCCACTTGGAATACCGCAAAGGGTATCCCTCCGTGATGAACGATCCGTCGCTTATTCCGCTGCTCGAGGACACTGTGAAGGACGTGCTCGGCCGCGATGTGCTGAAGCTGAAGCCATCCATGGGCGGAGAAGATTTTTCCTATTACGCGGAGCAAGTCCCCGGTTTGTTTTTACGGCTTGGGGTTCGCAATGAGGAAAAAGGGTTCGTCCACCCGCTGCATCATCCGCTCTTCGATTTGGACGAAGAGGCTTTGCCGATCGGAGCGGCGCTGCTCGCCGAATATGCTTTAAAGTTTTTACGTACACATTCAGCACAATTGTAA
- the ggt gene encoding gamma-glutamyltransferase, which yields MNGTKSGSYGVSAAHPLAADAGMRILAQGGNAVDAAIAVSFALGVVEPYGSGIGGGGATMLYHESLGAPLFFDYREVLPASGIVSPKEVGVCGFVKGMEHMHAKLGSMPWSDLLQSAIELAEHGFAISGIMEHQLNSVAYLDRSALPHFFPDGEPLKAGSVLLQKELAETLRHIAAQGARYFYEGSVAEDIVRLVNGMSLDDLRGYQVLERTPVSGFFAGYEIIGSPAPLAGITIVQALQIAEYLKASRYEEGTAEFVHLIADIIKTCFDDRKSLMGDPAFVPVNAEKLTAPDYSLRLASRLRPDRLSDASAAEAKDYNSTTHFVAVDRHGMIASVTNTVSDFFGSGIYLRGFFLNNQMRNFASEPDSPNRPEPGKRPHSYVSPTMIFKEGKPFCTLGSSGGNRVPTILTRLLVRFLQNRMPLSDAVSLPRFYSDERLIYHEEDLPEAEKSKLLQMGYRLQHHPVPIRYGGIHGMVIGEQGAMYGIADPRRQGKCAIGR from the coding sequence ATGAACGGGACAAAATCAGGATCATACGGAGTGAGCGCGGCTCATCCGCTGGCTGCCGACGCCGGCATGCGCATTTTGGCGCAAGGCGGTAACGCCGTCGATGCGGCGATTGCGGTTTCGTTTGCGCTCGGCGTCGTCGAGCCTTACGGGTCGGGCATCGGCGGCGGCGGGGCGACGATGCTGTACCACGAATCGCTGGGAGCTCCGCTGTTTTTCGACTACAGGGAAGTGCTGCCCGCGTCCGGTATCGTTTCGCCGAAGGAGGTCGGCGTCTGCGGGTTCGTCAAAGGCATGGAGCACATGCACGCGAAGCTCGGCTCGATGCCGTGGAGCGATCTGCTGCAGTCGGCGATCGAGCTGGCGGAACACGGCTTTGCGATCAGCGGCATCATGGAGCACCAGCTGAATTCGGTCGCGTATTTGGACCGCTCTGCGCTGCCGCATTTTTTTCCGGACGGCGAGCCGTTGAAGGCGGGAAGCGTTCTCCTTCAGAAGGAGCTGGCGGAAACGCTGCGGCATATTGCGGCGCAGGGGGCCCGTTATTTTTACGAAGGGTCGGTTGCGGAAGATATCGTTCGTCTCGTGAACGGCATGTCGCTTGACGATCTTCGCGGGTACCAAGTGCTCGAAAGAACGCCGGTCAGCGGATTTTTTGCGGGCTATGAAATTATCGGCTCGCCGGCGCCGCTTGCCGGAATTACGATCGTGCAGGCGCTGCAAATAGCGGAGTATTTGAAGGCGAGCCGTTATGAGGAAGGTACGGCCGAATTTGTCCATCTGATCGCCGACATCATCAAAACATGCTTCGACGACCGGAAATCGCTCATGGGCGACCCGGCTTTTGTACCCGTGAATGCGGAAAAGCTGACTGCGCCGGACTATTCGCTTAGGCTTGCGAGCCGGCTTCGCCCCGACCGTTTGTCCGACGCATCGGCCGCCGAAGCGAAGGACTACAACAGCACCACGCACTTCGTCGCGGTGGACCGGCATGGGATGATCGCTTCCGTCACGAACACGGTCAGCGATTTTTTCGGCTCCGGCATCTACTTGCGCGGGTTTTTCCTGAACAATCAGATGCGCAACTTCGCCTCGGAACCGGATTCGCCGAACCGCCCGGAGCCGGGCAAACGGCCGCACAGCTACGTCTCGCCGACGATGATTTTCAAGGAGGGCAAGCCTTTTTGTACTCTCGGATCGTCCGGGGGCAACCGGGTTCCGACGATACTGACGCGCCTGCTCGTGCGCTTCCTGCAAAACCGCATGCCGCTGAGCGACGCCGTCTCGCTGCCGAGATTTTATTCCGATGAGCGGCTTATTTATCATGAGGAGGACCTCCCGGAGGCCGAAAAAAGCAAGCTGCTGCAGATGGGCTACCGGCTGCAGCACCATCCGGTGCCGATCCGGTACGGCGGCATTCACGGCATGGTGATCGGCGAACAGGGTGCGATGTACGGCATCGCCGATCCCCGCCGCCAAGGAAAATGCGCGATCGGGCGCTGA